CAGTATAGATAATCCCATGACTAAGATTCACCCAGAACATTCGCCAGATATCCTCGGTTGAATCAGATGGTTGAGGTGATCCATACACAAATTTTAGCAGATCCAAATATGGCCGTTGTTCAACTGTACATTCAGGAAAATACAGCCTCTCCATTGTTTTAACTACGCCACGTAAATAAGGGAATAAAACATTAACTTCTAGTGCTTTTGTTAAAACCTGGAAAAGAGACTCTTCTAGCACTGTACGCTCTTTTACGAGAAACAACTTAGCAAATTCTTTGATCAAACCAATCTTCTTTTGCTGGCCTTTTGGTCGATTAGAACAATTTGCTTTTATTCCACCAATCAACCTCATATCACTAAGAATTACTAATTCATTAATGCCAGAATATTGCGACATTTCTTTACAGCTGAATCCTAGACCCGCCAACACAACTAAAAAATCGATTCTCTGTTGTCGCCATGGTCTCACGTGAACCTCCTTTTTCAAGCATTATTGTAAAGTTCAATGTTAATGATTTAGTTTATATTTTTTTTTTATAACTGTCAATAAGCTTCTCTTTACTAATCTTTACATTCAAGTTCAAATTTGCTACCATTTAATTACCTATTTTATGGCCTGGTCGCCAAGTGGTAAGGCAACGGTTTGCAAAACCGTCATTCACCGGTTCGAATCCGGTCCAGGCCTCCAAACAAAAAAACTCCGATTAACGGAGTTTTTTTGTTTTATAGTTTCTTAATATTGAACTACTTCGATTTTAATTAATCTTTTACCAAAGGTAATTGCTGTGTTACGATCTTTTTTCCATAAATCAACTCGATAATCATATCGTTTATTCATTCGATCCTCAACAGTAAAAATTCTAGTTCCATATAGTTCGGGAATCCTTACCTTCGCACCGAGAGGTAAAAAGTTAGCAGCGAGGATATCCTCTTTCCCGTGCTTACATACGTTAAAGCCACTCGCCGTAATACACGGAGTTGAATCGGTTTGATCAACCGTACTTGAATACGCAGTGGCAATAACTGTAGCCACCCGAAGAGGGTCTCTGTATTTAAGGTGTTTTTGACTATTTTCATATGCAATAAACTTTTTACTTAATAGATCTAATGGTTTAGCACTTTTGATTTCCACAGAAGAACCAGTCCCTGTTGAAACCACAATTGACTCCGCCTTGGCTGCTTGCGGAATGGTCATATTGATCAAAAAAGCAACTAATATAACTGCAAAACCCACTCTAACTGAGTTTGGCAATGGACCAGACTGTTCACGTAATAATTCTAGCGTCATATATATTATATAGGAATTATCCATTATGTGGCTAAATTTAGTTAAACCACGTAGGCGTTCACTAAATTTAGATAAAATTTCCTCATAAGGATAACTCAATTGATTTGTGTAAATTATTCCATAATATCACAATTTCAATACTTTGTCAATAGGTGAATTATCCTCTGGAATAAATCCCGTGGCAATATATTAGCACACAACAAATAACTATTCAAGGAGATTGTCCACCACGATGTTGACAAAGACAGATTTTCACGCTATCATAGGATCAATCGTCATTGTGCTCGCTAATTAATATAACATGAAGCATGTAACATATAGCACTCCCAATGAGTTGCTACATGAGACAGGACTCATGATTCACGATAAATTATGTTGTCAATTAGATTTTCACGTACAGGGAAAAAAAATTATCCGTCTTTTCGAATTATAGTTTTGGATAAACGTAAAGATCCATGGGGAGACTTTTTAGAAAACCTAGGTAACTACGACCCTAGGACAAAAAAATTAAATATAAAAGCTGACCGAGTTAAGTATTGGATTGAGAAAGGTGCCCAACCTTCAAGTACTGTACACAATCTCTTAGTCTCTCAAGATATTATTCAAGAAAAAAAAGTCCGCGTTTCTAGGTTAAGTAAAAAGAGAACGGCCAAACTTGCTGATAAACAAAAAGAAAAAGCCGCAAAAGAAACTGCAACCGACGTGTCCACCGAAACGGTAGCGAAGGAGGAAGCTCCTAAAGAAGAGGTTAAAACTGAAGAAGCTCCAACCGACGTGTCCACCGAAGCGGTAGCGAAGGAGGAGGCGCCTAAAGAAGCAGCTAAAACCGAAGCAGTAGAGAAGGATGAAGATCCCAAAGAAGAAACTAAAGTTAAAGAAGTCACTGAAAATAAAAAAGCTGAATAACAAAAAAAAATCTGTCTCAATCATCTCGAAAGACAGATTTTTGTTTACAGTAATAACATAACATTACAAATAATCGACCCTCAATGCTTCACCACAACGGACGCCAGTCGAGATGGAACAATGGTTGACTGGAATGAATAATAATCATCCACAGAACCTGGATATAGCTTTATTAAAAACTTGACAAACCAAAAATTATTTGCTATAATACATGCATAATCAATTCAAATATAATCAATTTAATTGTATCTGAATCGATTAGTTGTATGAATTAATAAGTAACGAAAATGAATCTTATGGCAAAGGAATTTGACCTGGAATTCTTAGAATTCATAGTTAAGTCAATCGTAGGTTTCCCTGACGACGTTAAGGCTAGCCGTGATATTGACGAAAGAGGTGTCCTATTAACCCTAGACATTAACCCAGCTGATATGGGATATGTGATTGGAAAGCAAGGACAAACAGCTAAGGCAATCCGAACTTTATTGAAGATTGTCGGTGCAAAAAACAATGCACGAGTTAACTTGAAAATCAATGAACCAGAAGGTTCAACAAGAGGTCCAAGACGCGAAGAAAGAGTTGACACAAAAGCTCCTGAAACAGAGGTTGTTGACACTGACGTTGTAGATGATCTAAAGATCTAAACTTTACCATTTTACAATAAGAAAAAAGCCACAACTATTGAAGTTCGTGGCTTTTTTTTGATCAAATCTCCTGGCCAATCACCAGATTCTGAAAATGATTCATTGCTGACATAATCAAAACACTTAAGTTGTCATTGTGCTGGCCCTCTATCTTTGAACTACAGGAATTGACTACCATTTCCGTACGATTAATCAAAGCGTTAGCTTCGCTAATAAAGCCCATAACCTTTTTATCTTCAAGGATAACCCTCACTAACAGGTCATGCATTTCCTCGTCACTTGAATGACAATCGAGAAAAAACTCTTTTTCTCCCCGCTCTACAGCTCGAAGCCAATCCAACAAATTCGGCCAATTCTCCTCATCATCAAGCTGTAAATATTCAATCATGAACTCCCTCAACACTACTCTTTCTCTATCCGAGAGCTGTAACATAATTTCCCTCCACTATTAATACAACAAACTACTATAGCTTTACTTTAATGGTTTGTCAAGATACACTAGAATAAATTGCTATATTGTTATATTGCTAAATTGTTTAAACAATTTAACAGTTTGACAATGTAACCATATAACTATATGAAATTCAACATAATGACAATTTTTCCAGACATACTTGACTCTTATTTCGACAAGGGTATGATTCGCATTGCTCAAGAAAAAAAACTAATCAAGATTAAAAACATTAACTTGCGTGATTTTGCTGTTGACAATCGTGGCACAGTTGACGACAGGCCCTACGGCGGTGGACCAGGACAAGTAATCATGGTTGAACCCGTTTACAAGGCGCTGCGCGCCTTGAAGATCAAAGGTCAAAAGTCAAAGAGAAAAAATACAAAATCAAAGATTGTTTTATTATCCGCGAAAGGGAAAACCTGGAATCAACAAATGGCCAAACGATTTTCCAAACTGGATGAAATCACTTTTGTTTGTCCAAGATATGAAGGTCATGATGAAAGAATTAAAAAATTTGTAGACGAAGAAATCGCAATTGGTGATTATGTTTTAACCGGTGGTGAACTTGGTGCAGCCGTTATAATTGATTCCGTAACAAGACTTCTACCAGGAGTTTTGGGTAAACAAGAATCTCTTGATGAAGAATCACATTCAAAACCGGGATACAAAGAATATCCGCAATATACCAGACCTGAAACCTTCTCCTACAAAAGAAGAGACGCGATTAATCGCGTCTCAACACATAAGCTAAAGGTCCCGAAGGTCCTACTCTCCGGTCATCATAAAAATATCCAAGAATGGCGGCAAAAAAAAAGTAAGTCTTGACAATTGTTTAGAAATATATTATTCTAATATGATCCGTGAGTTTTTTGAAACATCCCATTTAGGAGAATACAATGGAAAAGTCACAAAGATTTCAGCGAGGAGAGCAGTTGATCCCAACTATCAAAACCCAAATTGCAGCTCTTCACCGTCAGAAAGAGGCTGCTCTACATGATGGAGAAAAGCAAAACCTGAGGGACGAGATTTCCCGTCTGACAAAGGATCTGGCTGAACTAGAAGCTGGCGTCCAATTACTCCGAGAACGACAAGGATTGGTAGAAATTTTTATCACAACCAGGGAATTAGCCAAGGGTGACACCACCATTAAAGTGACGATCCCAAATGGAGACACTCCTAAAACTGTGGTCTTTGAAGATACCGGCTCTGTATTGCTCAAAGATGCTAACGGCGACACATTAGAAGTCATCGTTCAAAGTAATGAAGACGTTCCCCTATCAGGACCAAAAATGGAAATGGTCTTGGCTGGTATTCAAAATTGGGAACACGTGGAAGTTAGTATTATTGAGAAAGAGCAAGAGGAATAATCATGACGACTCGCAAGATTCAAAGAGCCAGGGATGTTATTGACCTGCTAAAAGCACATATGCTTCAGGCTAACCAACCAGAAAGAGATGCTGAAACACAAGCGTTCATTGAAAAACTGGAACGACAAATCAAAGAGCTCGAAGAAGTTGCAGGCAGGACTATTCAACTCTCCAGCGACAATGAGGCTTTGACTCGTGATCTTGAAAAACTCACAGCCCAAGTAGATGAATCTACTATTCATCTACAAATATGGGAGAACACGGCTGAAGCCACAGAGGAGATTCTCGCTATCCGTGCACTGGCCAGAGAAGAAGTGACCATTAAACTACTTTCCAAAAATCAGGTCACTATGATCTTTCATAAGGACGGTTCAATTGACTTGTGGGACCACCAAGAAGGTGACCTCTTCAAATGGTTACAGCCAAATGATCATATCAAAATCGGGGATGCCCGCCTGATCCAGGCCGCAGACACTGTTTGTGACTGGGAAACAGTTGACTTCGTTCATGACGAATAACTCTTAATATAGCAACAACAGCCCCTCACCGGGCTGTTTTTTATTCTTCTAAATTTACTCAAGAATGCTCTTAATAATACTTCCCTATTCTGGCCACACAATTTGCTTGACATATTTTTAAAAATGCCTTATACTAATCATCACAAGAGAACATTACAACTGAATATCCACCAAAGGGTCTGTTCCCGAATGTAATTTCATGATTGAAGTTGCCTACGGCAATGGACCCTTTATACATGCGAGATCTCTAATAACAATATTTATTTTTTTAACAGTAGCTAAGTGATAGGAAACTCTTCATAAATTTATGGCATGGTCCAGAACCTGCTGGTTTTACCACAGGTGCCTTTAACTGGATTTTTTATTGAGAGTTTGATCCTGGCTCAGGGTGAACGCTGGCGGCGTGTCTAAGGCATGCAAGTCGAACGATCATTGCTATTTATAGTAATGGTAGTGGCAAACGGGTGAGTAACACATTGGTAATCTACCTCAAAGACGGGCATAACCTGGGGAAACCTGGGCTAATACCCGATGTGCTGGTTTAACATAAGTTTTATCAGTAAAGCTCCGGCGCTTTGAGAGGAGCCTATGTCTCATCAGCTAGTTGGTAGGGTAAAAGCCTACCAAGGCAACGACGAGTAGCGGGTGTGAGAGCACGACCCGCCTCACTGGGACTGAGACACTGCCCAGACTCCTACGGGAGGCTGCAGTCAAGAATATTCCTCAATGCACGAAAGTGTGAAGGAGCGACGCCGCGTGATCGATGAAGCCCCTCGGGGTGTAAAGATCTTTTATCAGGGACGAACTAATGACGGTACCTGAAGAATAAGGGGCTGCTAAACTCGTGCCAGCAGCAGCGGTAATACGAGTGCCCCAAGCGTTACCCGGATTTATTGGGCGTAAAGCGTGTGCAGGTGGTTTGTTAAGTCAATGGTCAAATCCTTCAGCTCAACTGAAGAACTGCCACTGATACTGACAAACTTGAGGCTGGAAGAGGCTAGCGGAATTGCCGGTGTAGGGGTCAAATCCGTTAATATCGGCAGGAACACCAAATGCGAAGGCAGCTAGCTAGGACAGTCCTGACACTAAAACACGAAAGCGTGGGGAGCGAAGCGGATTAGATACCCGCGTAGTCCACGCCGTAAACGATGTGCACTAGACATTGGAAGTATCGACCCTTTCAGTGTCGTTCAACAAAGGTAACCCGTTAAGTGCACCGCCTGGGGAGTACGAGCGCAAGCTTAAAACTCAAAGGAATTGACGGGGACTCGCACAAGCGGTTGATCATGTGGTTTAATTCGACGATAAGCGAAAAACCTTACCAAGGCTTGACATATAGCTGCAAACCCTAAGAAACTAGGGCTCCTATGAGGGTGCTATACAGGTGCTGCATGGTTGCCGTCAGCTCGTGCCGTGAGGTGTACGGTTAAGTCCGATAACGAGCGCAACCCTCATCCTGATTTATACTTTATCAGGAAACTGCCTCGGATAACGGGGAGGAAGGTGGGGATGACGTCAAATCAGCATGGCTCTTACGCCTTGGGCTACACACATGATACAATGGCCAGTACAAAGGGCTGCGAAGCCGTAAGGTGAAGCTAATCCCATCAAAACTGGTCTCAGTTCGGATTGAGGTCTGAAACTCGACCTCATGAAGCTGGAATCGCTAGTAACCGTGAATCAGAACGTCACGGTGAATACGTTCTCGAGTCTTGTACACACCGCCCGTCACGTCAAGAGAGTCGGTAATGCCCGAATGTCGTTGTAGAACGGCAGAAGGCAGGATTGATGATAGGGGCGAAGTCGTAACAAGGCATCCGTAGCGGAAGCTGTGGATGGAAACAACTCCTTTCTAGGGAGATTTTGATAAGGTAGGTTTACTTACTTTATCCACTCCGGTCGGACTACTTAGCGTTTTTAACGCGGTAGCATATTGTTTCCTATCACCTAAATACTGTTAAACAATTAATTAGACTTCATAGTCTAATTTTTTGTTTTTAAAATAAAAAAAGGGGGCACTTAAATGTTAAGTGTCCCCTGTGGTTTTACTATTCAGCGTTTTTGATCATTGCCTTGACCAACTTGAAAACTTTCAATTTCAGCTGATACATATGTCTTACCTGATGAGGCAACCCTAGTTCTTCACGCATTTCCGTAGTCAGTTCAGAACTTTTAAGTTGCTTTCTCTTTCTATAAAGGTGACTAAGTGCTGACGTGACATCATTCTTTTTTGTCAAAGGGAGAACGATGGCAATGTAGTCAACCATCTGAAGAGAAGAAAAACGCTCTCTTCCAAACTTCAGAAATACACAGACCATGACTCTATCCAGTAGAGTCAAATTCTTGAACCATGGTGAACTGATAATTTTTTCTGGATCAGGTGATGGTTGCTTCTTGCGTCCTGGTTTTTTCGCTGGTTGCTTGCCTTTTTTGGGTTTACTTGCTGCAGCGGTTGGCTTCGATGAAGCAACGGATTTTGGTCTGCCAACTGAATCTTCAAGTTTTACAGATTCCAATTTAGGAGCCTGTAAACTCAAGTCCGCAATAACTGCTTCGTACTTTTCCAACAATGCATTGTCCTGTCCAGGTTTGATTCCCCCTGCTTCTTGTTCTGCCTTTTCAAGTTCAGCTTTGGCCTGAACAAGCTCAGCAGAATCAGGAATATCACCAGAGTTAATCACAGCAATCATGGCTTGTTGAGCTTCCACAAACTTTTCTAGACAGTCCGCTAAAGTGGTCTGTTTTTGCAAAAACTCTTTTTCCAAATCAGCTCGCCTGGAAGTCAAGAAATCAAACACTAAGACCTGTAAACGCTCCGGCGAGCCGGCAACCTTTACTCCATCAAGTGATTGAGCCCATTCTTCTTCCTGACCATCAGACACAAAAGTATGTTTCAGGAATTGAGAA
This region of Candidatus Falkowbacteria bacterium genomic DNA includes:
- a CDS encoding 3D domain-containing protein encodes the protein MTLELLREQSGPLPNSVRVGFAVILVAFLINMTIPQAAKAESIVVSTGTGSSVEIKSAKPLDLLSKKFIAYENSQKHLKYRDPLRVATVIATAYSSTVDQTDSTPCITASGFNVCKHGKEDILAANFLPLGAKVRIPELYGTRIFTVEDRMNKRYDYRVDLWKKDRNTAITFGKRLIKIEVVQY
- a CDS encoding KH domain-containing protein, translated to MAKEFDLEFLEFIVKSIVGFPDDVKASRDIDERGVLLTLDINPADMGYVIGKQGQTAKAIRTLLKIVGAKNNARVNLKINEPEGSTRGPRREERVDTKAPETEVVDTDVVDDLKI
- the trmD gene encoding tRNA (guanosine(37)-N1)-methyltransferase TrmD gives rise to the protein MKFNIMTIFPDILDSYFDKGMIRIAQEKKLIKIKNINLRDFAVDNRGTVDDRPYGGGPGQVIMVEPVYKALRALKIKGQKSKRKNTKSKIVLLSAKGKTWNQQMAKRFSKLDEITFVCPRYEGHDERIKKFVDEEIAIGDYVLTGGELGAAVIIDSVTRLLPGVLGKQESLDEESHSKPGYKEYPQYTRPETFSYKRRDAINRVSTHKLKVPKVLLSGHHKNIQEWRQKKSKS
- the rpsP gene encoding 30S ribosomal protein S16 — translated: MLSIRFSRTGKKNYPSFRIIVLDKRKDPWGDFLENLGNYDPRTKKLNIKADRVKYWIEKGAQPSSTVHNLLVSQDIIQEKKVRVSRLSKKRTAKLADKQKEKAAKETATDVSTETVAKEEAPKEEVKTEEAPTDVSTEAVAKEEAPKEAAKTEAVEKDEDPKEETKVKEVTENKKAE